In Acidimicrobiales bacterium, the DNA window AGATCCCCTTCGAGCGCTACGAGGAGCTCGACGAGTCGATCCGCTCCGGCTCCGGCGACATCCCCACCGACATCGCCGATCTCGCCGCCACCTGCGCCACGACCCCCGCCACCGACTGACCGACTGACGGGGTTGCGAGGCCCCAGCCTCCCGGAGCGCGGCCATCGGCTCGGTCGGGTCCCCCGTGGTGTTGTCGGGCTGTCGCGATCGTTGCGGTGCCGAGCGACCGTTGCGGTTCGTCGGCGCCGCAACGACCGTGTGGCACCGTGATGTCGGGCGGTCCTGGCCGCGGTCCGCAAACCGAACGGCGTTGCGGCTAGGCCTTTGCCTTCGCAGGGACCCGGGGGTCGTCGACAGCGAAGGACGGCCAGCGCTCGCGGGACTTGGCGGCGAGCTTGTGGAGGAGGGCGATCGCGCCGGGGTCCTCGTCGCCGGGGCGGGCGATGATGGAGCCGTCGGCGATCATGCGGCTGATGATCTCGCGGCCGAGGTCCGTGCGGACGATCGTGAGCGTCCAGTCGTTGTCCTTGCCGATGCCGCCCGTGGAGATGTCGGCGTGCTCGGCGGCGAAGTCGGGGCAGTGGGTGCAGCCCTCACGGGTCCAGGCGTGGCACTCCTTCAACGGGATCTCGTGGTAGGCCCCGTCCCGCATCCAGATCTGGAAGACGCCCTTGATGTTCATCTTCACGATGTCGGCCCGGTCGAGGTCGTACTTCGTGAGGAACAGCTCGTCGAAGATCGAGTCGTCGAACGTCTTCGAGCACAGCAGCCCGATGTTGAACAGGAACGGCTTGCCGATCTTGCCGGCCTTGCGGCTCCACAGCATCGGTGGCACCGACGACTGGCACGACATCCCCACCAGCGCCAGCCGGGACAGCCCCCGCTCCAGCGCCTCGTCGATCGCCAGCGTGTTGGCCGAGTAGGTGTAGCGGCTGCCGGCGCCGTTGAGGATGTCGTCCTTCGACACGGCCACGCCCGGCTTGGCCTTCCAGCTCTTGCCGTCGCCTTCCAGGTACGACACGAGGGCGCCGTCGATGTAGTCGTTCTCCCGGGCCCAGATCAGCAGCGCGGAGACGAGGCCGCCGTCCTGGCCCATGCTGTGGACCATGTCGTCGCTGGCCCGCACCAGCAGGATGTCCTGGTAGATGCCGGACACCTGCCCGGGCTCCCGGACCTCGCCGAAGAGGTGCTCGTCGGCCTGCGGCTCCCAGGCCCGGAACCGGGGGCAGGCCCGGGTGCACGACGTGCAGCCCTTCTCGCCGTGGATGCAGTTGTCGAGGCCCAGCTCCTCCTCGAGGTGGAACGGCTTGTAGGCGCCGGGCTCGTGGGTGTAGCCGATGACGTCGTGCGGGCAGGCGATCACGCAGCCCGCGCAGCCGGTGCAGAGCCCGCTCTCGACGACCTCGGAGTACAGCTCCTTCCACTGCGCCGTCCAGCGGGCGGGCTTCGCAGTGGGCGCTGCCGTCTCGGTCACAGCCATGGGGCGAATGTAACGGTCATGCGAAGCCATGGCCCATTGGGGCGGCGGCGGGGTGGTTGGTGGGCTATCCCGGGTGTCTCCTGTGGGCCGACTCGGGAACGACATCGCTACCCGGGGCGCGCAAACGCTGCGCACAGTGCGCGGTACGCTTCGTCCCTTCATGCCTCGTGACCGGGACCGCCCCCCGTACCGAGCCGCACACGCCCGCCGTGGTGAGCACAGCGACCCGCGCGATCGGCGACACGTGCGCATCGACGCGCCCGCGCCGCGGCGTCCGAACCGGGCCGAGCGGCGGGAGAGCCGGGGTCGACGCAGCTGGGTCGAGCGGTCGGTCCTCGGGCTCGGGGTCCTCATCGTGGTCCTGGCCCTCGGTGCGACCGCCGTCGCCGCCTGGCTGGTGCGGTCGCTGGGCGAGATCGACCGCTACGACGACGTCACCGTCGACGCGGCCGCGGCCGGCGAGCCCCGCAACTACCTGGTCGTCGGAAGCGACAGCCGGGCCGCGAGCGCCGACGGCTCGTCGGACGTGGTGCAGGGCCAGCGCAGCGACACGATCATGGTCGTCCGGCTCGACCCGGCCACCGACCACGCCGACATGCTGTCGATCCCCCGTGACCTGCGGGTGCCGATCGCCGGCACCGGCGAGGAGGCCCGCATCAACTCGGCCTACTCCCAGGGCCGCGAGGTGCTGCTCGACACGCTGCGGGAGAACTTCGGCATCGACATCAACCACTACGTCGAGGTCGACTTCCAGGGCTTCAAGCAGCTCGTCGACGCGATCGACGGCGTGTCGATCTGGCTCGACGACGCCATCCGCGACAAGTCGTCGGGGCTCTACGTGACCCAGCGTGGCTGCGTCACGCTCGACGGCGAACAGGCGCTGGCGTTCGCCCGGTCCCGCCACATGCAGTACATGACGCCCAGCGGGTGGAGCCGCCAGGACCCCTACGCCGACCTGGGCCGCATCCAGCGCCAGCAGGTGTTCATCCGGCGGGCGCTCACCAAGTCGCTCCACGCCGCCAAGTCGAACCCGCTCACGTTCAAGGACCTCGTGTCGATCGGCGTGGGGAGCGTCGGGATCGACAACGACACCGACCCGCTGGCGCTGGCCCGCCAGTTCAAGGACTTCGACACCGAGAACCTCACCACCTACTCACTGCCCGTGCAGGACAGCGGCGACCACGCCACGGTGGTGATGGACCAGCGGGCAGCCGAGCCCATCCTCAACGTGTTCCGGGGTCGCGACCCGGAGGAGATCTCGCCGGCCACGATCACCGTGCGGGTGCTCAACGGGACGGCGGTGCCCGGTCGGGCTGCCGAGGTGGCCGCCAGCTTCGAGGGGGCCGGCTTCCGGATCAGCACGCCCGACAACCTCGAGGCGCACGCCCGCACCACCGTCTACCACCGGCCGGAGGAGGCCAACGTGGGGCGGGAGGTGGCCCGCTACATCAACGGCGGGGCCGACGTGAGCGCCCGTGACGACCTCGACATCCAGCCCGGCGAGGTGGTCGTGGCGATCGGCGACGACTTCACGTCGGTCACCGACGAGGCTGCGCCGCTCGAGTCGACGACGACCGCTCCGCCCGCAGACGGCGAGGGCGAGTCGGCGTCCGGTGGGTCCGACGCGACCACCACCACGACCCGCCCGGCCCAGACCCCCGGCCTGGCGCTCGAAGAGTTCACCGTCG includes these proteins:
- a CDS encoding Coenzyme F420 hydrogenase/dehydrogenase, beta subunit C-terminal domain, with the protein product MAVTETAAPTAKPARWTAQWKELYSEVVESGLCTGCAGCVIACPHDVIGYTHEPGAYKPFHLEEELGLDNCIHGEKGCTSCTRACPRFRAWEPQADEHLFGEVREPGQVSGIYQDILLVRASDDMVHSMGQDGGLVSALLIWARENDYIDGALVSYLEGDGKSWKAKPGVAVSKDDILNGAGSRYTYSANTLAIDEALERGLSRLALVGMSCQSSVPPMLWSRKAGKIGKPFLFNIGLLCSKTFDDSIFDELFLTKYDLDRADIVKMNIKGVFQIWMRDGAYHEIPLKECHAWTREGCTHCPDFAAEHADISTGGIGKDNDWTLTIVRTDLGREIISRMIADGSIIARPGDEDPGAIALLHKLAAKSRERWPSFAVDDPRVPAKAKA
- a CDS encoding LCP family protein, with the translated sequence MRIDAPAPRRPNRAERRESRGRRSWVERSVLGLGVLIVVLALGATAVAAWLVRSLGEIDRYDDVTVDAAAAGEPRNYLVVGSDSRAASADGSSDVVQGQRSDTIMVVRLDPATDHADMLSIPRDLRVPIAGTGEEARINSAYSQGREVLLDTLRENFGIDINHYVEVDFQGFKQLVDAIDGVSIWLDDAIRDKSSGLYVTQRGCVTLDGEQALAFARSRHMQYMTPSGWSRQDPYADLGRIQRQQVFIRRALTKSLHAAKSNPLTFKDLVSIGVGSVGIDNDTDPLALARQFKDFDTENLTTYSLPVQDSGDHATVVMDQRAAEPILNVFRGRDPEEISPATITVRVLNGTAVPGRAAEVAASFEGAGFRISTPDNLEAHARTTVYHRPEEANVGREVARYINGGADVSARDDLDIQPGEVVVAIGDDFTSVTDEAAPLESTTTAPPADGEGESASGGSDATTTTTRPAQTPGLALEEFTVGDPPPGVDCD